The following nucleotide sequence is from Acidovorax radicis.
ACGGGCTTTTCACGCCCGCGTGGCCACCAGCACCGGCTGCCACGGCGATCAGGCCGTCGGCGCCCTTTTCAATCGCCTTGTGTGCGAACTTGTTGTTGATGATGTCGTGCAGCACGATGCCGCCCCAGGCGTGCACGGCCTGGTTCACGTCCTCACGCGCGCCCAGGCTGGTGATGATGATCGGCACCTTGTACTTGGCGCAGACCTGCATGTCGTGCTCCAGGCGGTCGTTGCTCTTGTGCACGATCTGGTTGATGGCAAAGGGCGCAGCGGGCTTGTCGGGGTGGGCCTTGTTGTAGGCGGCCAGGGTTTCGGTGATCTCGGCGAGCCACTCGTCCAGCAGCTCGGCGGGGCGGGCGTTGAGCGCGGGCATGGAGCCCACCACGCCGGCCTTGCACTGCTCGATCACGAGCTTGGGGTTGCTGATGATGAACAGCGGCGAGCCGATGACGGGCAGCGACAGGTTTTGCAACGCGGGAGGCAGTTTGGACATGGCAACAACTTCCAGGAACAGGTTTTGATTGAAATAGCCCTCTAGCGCTTATCAGTAAATCGCTAGCAGCTACTATTTTTATAGTAAAGGCCTGCACCCTGCACAGGCCTCGTCTCACTCTTTTTTCACTCCTCAAAGGGCAGGCTGCCCTTTCAGAACGCGTTAGAACGCTTCCAGTGCCAGCTCGGTCACGCTGGCAGCACCTTCCACAATGCTGTCACGCAGGCCCGGGGCTTTGACCAGGATGTGCTCGGCGTAGAACTGGGCCGTGGTGATTTTTGCGCGCATGAATGCCTCGTCCTGTCCCTTGTGCAACAGGTCTTGCGCCACCAGCAGGCTGCGCGCCAGCTGCCAGCCCGCCACCACATTGCCCGCCAGCATCAGGTAGGGCACGCTGCCTGCAAACACGGCGTTGGGCTGGGCCTTGGTGCCACCGGCCACAAAGTCGATCACGTCGAGCAGCGCCTTGCGTGCGGCCGTCAGGCGTTTGGCCACGGCCAGGGCTGCTGGCGTGCCGCTGGCCAGCAGCTCGCTTTCAGTCTTCTCGATTTGTGCAGCGATGCCCTTGGCCACCTGGCCACCATCGCGCGCCGTCTTGCGGCCCACCAGGTCGTTGGCCTGGATGGCCGTGGTGCCTTCGTAGATGGTCAGGATCTTGGCGTCGCGGTAGTACTGGGCTGCACCGGTTTCTTCGATGAAGCCCATGCCGCCGTGCACCTGCACGCCCAGGCTGGTCACTTCCAGGCTGGTTTCGGTGCTGTAGCCCTTGACCAGCGGCACCATGAATTCATAGAACGCCTGGTTCTGCTTGCGCGTGTCGGCGTCGGGGTGGTGGTGGGCGGCGTCAAACGCGGCAGCGGCCACGGTGGCCATGGCGCGGCAGCCCTCGACGGTGGCGCGCATGGTCATCAGCATGCGCTTGACGTCGGGGTGGTGGATGATGGTGGCGCTGGCATTGATGCTGCCGTCCACGGGGCGGCTCTGCACGCGGTCTTTGGCGTACTGCACGGCCTTCTGGTAGGCGCGCTCCGAGATCGCGATGCCCTGCATGCCCACGGCGTAGCGGGCCGCGTTCATCATGATGAACATGTATTCGAGGCCGCGATTCTCCTGGCCCACCAGGTAGCCCACCGCGCCACCATGGTCGCCAAACTGCAGCACGGCCGTGGGGCTGGCCTTGATGCCCAGCTTGTGCTCAATGCTCACGCAATGCGCGTCGTTGCGAGCACCCAGCGAGCCGTCCTTGTTCACCAGGAACTTGGGCACCACGAACAGGCTGATGCCCTTGACGCCCTCGGGCGCGCCCTGCACGCGGGCCAGCACCAGGTGGATGATGTTCTCGGCCATGTCATGCTCACCGTAGGTGATGAAGATCTTGGTGCCGAAGATTTTGTAGGTGCCGTCGGGCTGGGGTTCGGCACGCGTGCGCACCAGGGCCAGGTCCGAGCCCGCCTGGGGTTCGGTCAGGTTCATGGTGCCGGTCCACTGA
It contains:
- a CDS encoding acyl-CoA dehydrogenase; translated protein: MSYIAPVKDMLFGIEHLANIEQIAQIPGFEDAGLDTAAAVLEECAKFNEGVLAPLNFEGDKNPSSWKDGVVTTTPGFKEAFRQYGEGGWQGLQHPADFGGQGLPKTIGAACIEMTNSANMSFALCPLLTDGAIEALLTAGSDELKATYLEKLVTGQWTGTMNLTEPQAGSDLALVRTRAEPQPDGTYKIFGTKIFITYGEHDMAENIIHLVLARVQGAPEGVKGISLFVVPKFLVNKDGSLGARNDAHCVSIEHKLGIKASPTAVLQFGDHGGAVGYLVGQENRGLEYMFIMMNAARYAVGMQGIAISERAYQKAVQYAKDRVQSRPVDGSINASATIIHHPDVKRMLMTMRATVEGCRAMATVAAAAFDAAHHHPDADTRKQNQAFYEFMVPLVKGYSTETSLEVTSLGVQVHGGMGFIEETGAAQYYRDAKILTIYEGTTAIQANDLVGRKTARDGGQVAKGIAAQIEKTESELLASGTPAALAVAKRLTAARKALLDVIDFVAGGTKAQPNAVFAGSVPYLMLAGNVVAGWQLARSLLVAQDLLHKGQDEAFMRAKITTAQFYAEHILVKAPGLRDSIVEGAASVTELALEAF
- a CDS encoding NAD(P)H-dependent flavin oxidoreductase translates to MSKLPPALQNLSLPVIGSPLFIISNPKLVIEQCKAGVVGSMPALNARPAELLDEWLAEITETLAAYNKAHPDKPAAPFAINQIVHKSNDRLEHDMQVCAKYKVPIIITSLGAREDVNQAVHAWGGIVLHDIINNKFAHKAIEKGADGLIAVAAGAGGHAGVKSPFALIQEIRQWFDGPVALSGSIASGGAVLAAQAMGADFGYIGSAFIATHEARASEAYKQAIVDGNSDDIVYSNLFTGVHGNYLAPSIRAAGMDPDNLPESDPSKMNFGGDAKKAWKDIWGCGQGIGAIDAVTSTADFVAKLRREYEAARARLKL